From Mycobacterium lacus, one genomic window encodes:
- a CDS encoding ABC transporter ATP-binding protein, protein MHALRGVTLSVDRGEVVLVVGPSGGGKTTALLVMGLLLTPDSGSVLIGGQDASRLCERERANLRLIRLGYLFQDYNLLHSLTSAENVALPLRYSGVRKAIAMARANELLESVGLAHRANHRPPALSGGEKQRVAAARALAMGPDLILADEPTANLDSVTGKKVSAQLAAAARAQASAVVIVTHDSRLDTIADRVLHLQDGLLVGAAS, encoded by the coding sequence GTGCACGCGCTGCGGGGCGTCACGTTGTCGGTGGACCGTGGCGAGGTCGTCCTCGTGGTCGGACCGTCCGGTGGCGGCAAGACGACGGCGCTCTTGGTGATGGGCCTACTTCTGACGCCCGATTCCGGCTCGGTGCTGATCGGCGGCCAGGACGCAAGCCGGCTTTGCGAACGCGAGCGCGCGAATCTGCGCCTCATCCGCCTGGGGTATCTGTTCCAGGACTACAACCTGCTGCACTCGCTGACCAGCGCCGAGAATGTCGCTTTGCCCCTTCGCTATTCGGGAGTCCGGAAGGCCATCGCGATGGCACGGGCCAACGAGCTGCTCGAGTCGGTCGGCCTGGCGCACCGCGCCAACCACCGGCCGCCGGCCTTGTCCGGTGGGGAGAAACAGCGGGTCGCGGCCGCCCGCGCGCTGGCCATGGGACCGGACCTGATCCTGGCCGACGAGCCAACCGCCAACCTCGATTCCGTCACCGGCAAGAAGGTCAGTGCACAGCTCGCCGCGGCCGCCAGGGCCCAGGCTTCGGCGGTCGTCATCGTCACTCACGATTCCCGCCTCGACACGATCGCCGACCGCGTGCTGCATCTGCAGGACGGTCTGCTCGTCGGCGCGGCGTCCTAG
- a CDS encoding type II toxin-antitoxin system Phd/YefM family antitoxin: MREVTASEASRNFSAVLDSVERGETIVVTRAGRRVASIAPAPAVTGAALNAVLTRWRGAAALDDDFAESIETARAAASSEGDRDPWTA, encoded by the coding sequence ATGCGGGAAGTCACAGCGTCAGAGGCGTCGAGGAACTTCTCGGCGGTGCTCGATTCCGTCGAGCGGGGTGAAACCATCGTGGTGACGCGCGCAGGTCGCCGCGTCGCGTCAATCGCACCAGCACCCGCGGTGACCGGTGCAGCACTGAATGCGGTACTGACACGATGGCGGGGCGCCGCGGCTCTTGACGACGACTTTGCCGAGTCCATCGAAACCGCGCGGGCCGCTGCATCATCTGAGGGCGACCGGGACCCGTGGACCGCCTGA
- the aceA gene encoding isocitrate lyase ICL2 — protein MAIAETDTAVHTPFELDVAATQRYFDSPRFAGITRLYTARQVAEQRGTIPTDYTVARDAAAAFYDRLRELFAAKKSITTFGPYSPGQAVSMKRMGIEAIYLGGWATSAKGSTTEDPGPDLASYPLSQVPDDAAVLVRALLTADRNQEYLRLHMTEPQRAAAPSYDFRPFIIADADTGHGGDPHVRNLIRRFVEVGVPGYHIEDQRPGTKKCGHQGGKVLVPSDEQIKRLNAARFQLDIMRVPGIIVARTDAEAANLIDSRADERDQPFLLGATNLNVPSYKSCFLALVRRFYELGVKELNGHLLYSLSDGEYMAAAAWLERQGILSLVSDAVNARLQDGQQSIDDLFDQVESRFVAAWEDDARLMTYGEAVADVLEFGESEGEPTGMSPADWRAFAARASLYTARAKARELGVDPPWDCELAKTPEGYYQIRGGIPYAIAKSRAAAPFADILWMETKTADLADARQFAEAIHAEFPDQMLAYNLSPSFNWDTTGMTDEEMRRFPEELGKMGFVFNFITYGGHQIDGVAAEEFATALRQDGMLALARLQRKMRLVESPYRTPQTLVGGPRSDAALAASSGRTATTKAMGKGSTQHQHLVQTEVPKKLLEEWLALWSEHYQLGEKLRVQLRPRRAGSDVLELGIYGGDDEPLANVVFDPIKDRHGRSILQVRDQNTFAEKLRQKRLMTLIHLWLVHRFKADAVYYVTPTEDNLYQTSKMKSHGVFSEVYQEVGEIIIAEVNHPRIAELLTPDRMALRKLITKEG, from the coding sequence ATGGCCATCGCCGAAACGGACACCGCGGTCCACACGCCGTTCGAGCTGGATGTCGCCGCCACGCAGCGATACTTCGACAGCCCGCGGTTTGCCGGGATCACTCGCCTCTACACGGCCCGCCAAGTCGCCGAGCAGCGCGGCACGATCCCGACCGACTACACCGTGGCACGAGACGCGGCGGCGGCTTTCTACGATCGGCTGCGCGAGCTGTTCGCCGCGAAAAAGAGCATCACGACCTTCGGCCCCTACTCCCCGGGGCAGGCCGTGAGCATGAAGCGCATGGGCATCGAGGCGATCTACCTCGGTGGCTGGGCAACCTCCGCCAAGGGCTCCACCACCGAAGACCCGGGGCCCGACCTCGCCAGTTACCCCCTGAGCCAGGTGCCCGACGACGCCGCGGTACTGGTCCGCGCGCTGCTCACCGCCGATCGCAATCAGGAGTACCTGCGCCTGCACATGACGGAACCGCAGCGCGCCGCGGCCCCGTCCTATGATTTTCGCCCGTTCATCATCGCCGACGCCGACACCGGCCACGGCGGTGATCCGCACGTGCGCAACCTGATTCGCCGCTTCGTGGAGGTCGGCGTGCCGGGATACCACATCGAGGACCAGCGCCCGGGCACCAAGAAGTGTGGCCACCAGGGCGGCAAGGTTCTGGTTCCGTCGGACGAACAGATCAAGCGCCTCAACGCCGCCCGCTTCCAGCTCGACATCATGCGGGTGCCCGGGATCATCGTGGCGCGCACCGACGCCGAAGCGGCCAACCTGATCGACAGCCGCGCCGACGAGCGCGACCAGCCGTTCCTCCTCGGCGCCACCAACCTCAACGTTCCTTCCTACAAGTCCTGCTTCCTGGCATTGGTGCGGCGCTTCTACGAACTGGGTGTCAAGGAACTCAATGGCCACCTTCTCTACTCTCTGAGCGACGGCGAGTACATGGCTGCCGCCGCCTGGCTTGAGCGCCAAGGCATCCTGAGCTTGGTCTCCGACGCCGTCAATGCGAGGCTGCAGGACGGGCAGCAATCGATCGACGATCTGTTTGACCAGGTCGAATCGCGGTTCGTGGCGGCCTGGGAGGACGACGCCAGGCTGATGACCTACGGCGAGGCCGTGGCAGACGTACTGGAGTTCGGGGAGAGCGAAGGCGAACCGACGGGCATGAGTCCCGCGGACTGGCGGGCGTTCGCCGCGCGTGCGTCGCTCTACACCGCCCGGGCAAAGGCCAGGGAGCTGGGCGTCGACCCACCGTGGGACTGCGAGCTGGCAAAGACGCCCGAGGGCTACTACCAGATCCGCGGCGGTATACCCTATGCGATCGCCAAGTCGCGGGCGGCGGCGCCGTTTGCCGACATCCTTTGGATGGAGACAAAGACCGCCGACCTCGCCGACGCCCGGCAGTTCGCCGAGGCGATCCACGCCGAGTTCCCGGACCAAATGCTGGCCTACAACCTTTCGCCGTCGTTCAACTGGGACACCACCGGCATGACCGACGAGGAGATGCGCCGCTTCCCCGAGGAGCTCGGCAAGATGGGCTTCGTCTTCAACTTCATCACCTACGGCGGGCACCAGATCGACGGCGTCGCCGCCGAGGAATTCGCCACAGCGCTGCGACAGGACGGCATGCTGGCGCTGGCGCGCCTGCAGCGCAAGATGCGCCTGGTCGAGTCTCCCTACCGCACACCGCAAACCCTGGTCGGCGGACCGCGCAGCGACGCCGCGCTGGCCGCGTCCTCGGGACGCACGGCAACCACCAAGGCCATGGGCAAAGGCTCCACCCAGCACCAACACCTGGTGCAGACCGAGGTCCCCAAGAAGCTGCTGGAGGAATGGCTTGCGCTCTGGAGCGAGCACTACCAGCTCGGCGAAAAGCTTCGCGTGCAACTGCGCCCGCGCCGCGCCGGGTCGGATGTCCTCGAACTCGGAATCTACGGCGGCGATGACGAGCCGCTGGCCAACGTCGTCTTCGATCCCATCAAAGACCGGCACGGCCGCAGCATCCTGCAGGTGCGCGATCAGAACACGTTCGCCGAGAAGCTGCGGCAGAAGCGGCTGATGACCTTGATCCACCTCTGGCTGGTGCACCGATTCAAGGCCGACGCGGTGTACTACGTCACGCCCACCGAGGACAACCTGTACCAGACCTCAAAGATGAAGTCCCACGGCGTCTTCAGCGAGGTCTATCAGGAAGTCGGGGAAATCATCATCGCCGAGGTGAACCACCCGCGCATCGCCGAGCTGCTGACCCCCGATCGGATGGCGCTGCGGAAGCTGATCACCAAGGAGGGCTAG
- a CDS encoding PIN domain-containing protein — translation MDRLILDTGVLVAAVRGRATVPDDVDVAIPAIVIAEYLAGVHLDQDAGRQAAQRAFLDEVLAVIPVHAYDRSVAEHHAALLAYTARQGQRRGPHDLIVAATGRATGRTILTTDRHAQFGELPDVNTRTFT, via the coding sequence GTGGACCGCCTGATCCTCGACACCGGCGTGCTCGTGGCTGCCGTGCGGGGACGGGCCACCGTTCCAGATGATGTCGACGTCGCCATCCCGGCAATTGTCATCGCCGAATATCTTGCCGGGGTGCACCTCGATCAGGACGCCGGACGGCAAGCAGCTCAACGAGCATTCCTCGACGAGGTCCTCGCCGTCATACCGGTCCATGCTTACGACAGGTCTGTGGCCGAACACCATGCAGCCTTGCTGGCCTACACCGCCCGACAAGGCCAGCGCCGAGGGCCCCATGACCTGATCGTTGCGGCCACCGGCCGCGCCACCGGCCGCACCATCCTCACCACTGACCGGCACGCTCAATTCGGCGAGCTGCCCGACGTCAACACGCGCACCTTTACCTGA
- a CDS encoding PPE family protein, with translation MNFSVLPPEINSALIFAGAGSEPMAAAAASWAGLAEELTSAAASFGSVTSGLTGGAWQGASSMAMAVAAAQYAEWLSAAAIRAHQAATQAGAMVAEFEAVRSAMVQPAMVAANRSDLVSLVFSNLFGQNAPAIAAIEAAYEEMWALDVTAMSAYHAGASAVASALTPFTQPLLSLASLPARVAASTAALAAAVDAAVAGAPNVMSNINIGFANVGFGNVGNGNVGNLSLGSGNVGNYNIGSGNLGSFNIGGGNLGSNNFGFGNLGSNNFGFANVGPGLTAAFSNFGFGNTGSNNIGFGNSGNGNIGFGNTGNGNTGIGLTGNNRSGFGALNSGAGNIGLFNSGTGNIGIGNSGTGNFGIGNSGTSYNTGIGNSGEANTGFFNLGIANTGIGNVGNYNTGGFNLGSFNTGNWNTGSSNTGGFNPGNLNTGWGNTGDVNTGAFISGNYSNGFLWRGDYQGLTGFSGTIAIPPAALDLDVTGLLGPITVPPIHIPPISLGLNSSGAILGPIAVPPIHIPPISLGLNSSGAIVGPISVPPIQIPPISLGLNSSGAIVGPISVPPIQIPPISLGLNSSGAIVGPISVPPIQIPPISLGLNSSGAIVGPISVPPIQIPPISLGLNSSGAIVGPISIQPISVNQFGLSLSSDPLVIPITIPKSSFTFGIFPLPPAPGTIGPSTIDLTVGGITVSGSIGPINTPIVNIPGIPLGVNVGGVVGDPLNGITLFPGGYTLPGIPLGVNVGGVVGDPLNGITLFPGGYTLPGIPLGVNVGGVVGDPLNGITLFPGGYTLPGIPLGVNVGGVVGDPLNGITLFPGGYTLPGIPLGVNVGGVVGDPLNGITLFPGGYTLPGIPLGVNVGGVIGDPLNGITLFPNGYTLPGIPLILHVSGPIGPINIPIDIGGGPGFGNSTTTPSSGFFNSGTGSASGFGNVGAGASGFWNVAGSLGNSGYFNGGPLTSGVLNVGNTVSGLYSTSTLGPGTPGFVSGVGNVGSQLAGFLRDGVAGTTLNFGVSNQGSLNLGSANLGDYNIGSGNVGSYNFGFGNAGGNNFGLGNLGGNNFGFGNVGGSNFGFANTGPGLTAALHNIGFGNIGSNNVGFGNIGNDNFGFGNTGNGNVGIGLTGNDQVGFGGLNSGSGNIGFGNSGTGNIGFFNSGTGNFGIGNSGSYNTGLGNAGDVNTGFFNVGSVNTGIANTGSHNTGNFNTGSINTGDLNPGNTNTGYLNAGDLNTGWGNTGDVNTGALISGDLSDGLLWRGDYQGLPGFSATITIPPIPLGVHVTGGVGPITVPDINVPAIPLGINAVGTVGAITVPAISIPTIPLGISAAGTVGAITVPAISIPTIPLGISAAGTVGAITVPAISIPTIPLGISAAGTVGAITVPAISIPTIPLGISAAGTVGAITVPAISIPTIPLSINATGTVGAINVGSITVPGIPVRIGVTVPVDITIQQIPYSVALVVSGSIGPITLSHFNIGPVLTGGTGSIVVNGVNIPQFGLSVPLSGQVSGFTIPGFNIGQFGLSIPLSGQVSGFTIPGFNIGQFGLSIPLSGQVSGFTIPGFNIGQFGLSIPLSGQVSGFTIPGFNIGQFGLSIPLSGQVSGFTIPGFNIGQFGLNIPLSGEVGGFTIPGISIGGFPLDVDMSGELGPITIPINIGGTPGFGNTTAAPSSGFFHTGGGGVSGIGNIGAAVSGLGNQVPDALPGTVSGFYNVGHLESGLWNLGNTISGLYNTSPAGILTSAFDSGVKNVGEKLAGFFRTGSGP, from the coding sequence ATGAACTTTTCAGTGTTACCACCGGAGATCAACTCGGCCCTGATATTCGCCGGTGCGGGGTCGGAGCCGATGGCGGCCGCGGCGGCGTCCTGGGCTGGCCTGGCAGAGGAACTCACCTCGGCGGCAGCATCGTTCGGATCGGTGACGTCCGGGCTGACCGGCGGGGCTTGGCAGGGTGCCTCGTCGATGGCGATGGCAGTGGCGGCGGCGCAGTATGCGGAGTGGCTTAGCGCGGCGGCCATCCGGGCGCACCAGGCGGCCACGCAAGCGGGTGCCATGGTGGCCGAGTTTGAGGCGGTCCGGTCGGCGATGGTGCAGCCGGCGATGGTGGCGGCCAATCGTTCCGACTTGGTGTCCCTGGTGTTTTCGAACCTCTTCGGGCAAAACGCCCCGGCGATCGCGGCCATAGAGGCCGCCTACGAGGAGATGTGGGCCCTCGATGTGACAGCGATGTCTGCCTACCATGCGGGCGCTTCGGCGGTCGCCTCGGCGCTGACGCCGTTCACTCAGCCGTTGCTGAGCCTGGCGAGCCTGCCGGCCCGGGTGGCTGCGTCAACGGCGGCCCTAGCGGCCGCCGTTGACGCAGCCGTCGCGGGCGCCCCGAACGTGATGAGCAATATCAATATCGGCTTTGCGAACGTGGGCTTTGGAAACGTCGGCAACGGAAACGTTGGCAATCTCAGCCTCGGCAGCGGAAACGTCGGCAACTACAACATCGGGAGCGGGAACCTCGGCAGCTTCAACATTGGTGGCGGAAACCTCGGCAGCAATAACTTCGGCTTTGGAAACCTCGGCAGCAATAACTTTGGTTTCGCAAACGTGGGACCCGGACTGACGGCAGCCTTCAGCAACTTCGGCTTTGGCAATACCGGCAGCAACAACATTGGCTTCGGTAACTCGGGTAATGGGAACATCGGCTTCGGCAATACGGGCAACGGGAACACCGGAATCGGCCTCACCGGCAACAATCGATCGGGTTTCGGTGCCCTGAACTCCGGCGCCGGCAATATCGGTTTGTTCAACTCGGGCACCGGCAATATCGGCATCGGAAACTCAGGCACCGGAAACTTCGGCATCGGAAACTCAGGCACCAGCTACAACACGGGCATCGGCAACTCGGGCGAGGCGAACACCGGATTCTTCAACCTCGGCATAGCCAACACCGGCATCGGCAACGTCGGCAATTACAACACCGGTGGCTTCAACCTGGGGAGCTTCAATACGGGTAACTGGAATACAGGCAGCTCCAACACCGGCGGCTTCAACCCCGGCAATCTCAACACCGGCTGGGGCAACACCGGCGACGTGAACACCGGCGCGTTCATCTCTGGCAACTACAGCAACGGCTTCCTATGGCGCGGCGATTACCAAGGTCTGACCGGCTTTTCCGGCACAATCGCTATTCCCCCAGCCGCGCTGGACCTCGATGTAACCGGCCTCCTCGGCCCGATCACCGTGCCGCCGATCCATATTCCGCCAATAAGCCTGGGTCTCAACAGTTCCGGCGCAATCCTTGGCCCGATCGCGGTGCCGCCGATCCATATTCCGCCGATCAGCTTGGGTCTGAATAGTTCTGGCGCCATCGTCGGCCCCATCAGCGTGCCGCCGATCCAAATTCCGCCGATCAGCTTGGGTCTGAATAGTTCTGGCGCCATCGTCGGGCCCATCAGCGTGCCGCCGATCCAAATTCCGCCGATCAGCTTGGGTCTGAATAGTTCTGGCGCCATCGTCGGGCCCATCAGCGTGCCGCCGATCCAAATTCCGCCGATCAGCTTGGGTCTGAATAGTTCTGGCGCCATCGTCGGGCCCATCAGCGTGCCGCCGATCCAAATTCCGCCAATAAGCCTGGGTCTCAACAGTTCCGGCGCCATCGTCGGGCCCATCAGCATCCAGCCAATTAGCGTTAACCAGTTTGGGTTATCGCTATCTAGCGATCCACTAGTCATCCCGATTACGATTCCCAAATCCTCCTTTACCTTCGGCATCTTTCCCTTGCCGCCCGCCCCAGGCACCATCGGTCCCTCCACGATCGATCTGACCGTAGGCGGCATCACAGTGAGCGGCAGCATCGGCCCCATCAACACCCCAATCGTCAACATTCCCGGTATCCCGTTGGGTGTCAATGTGGGTGGTGTCGTCGGTGATCCGTTGAATGGCATTACGTTGTTCCCGGGTGGGTACACGCTGCCTGGGATTCCGTTGGGTGTCAATGTGGGTGGTGTCGTCGGTGATCCGTTGAATGGCATTACGTTGTTCCCGGGTGGGTACACGCTGCCTGGGATTCCGTTGGGTGTCAATGTGGGTGGTGTCGTCGGTGATCCGTTGAATGGCATTACGTTGTTCCCGGGTGGGTACACGCTGCCTGGGATTCCGTTGGGTGTCAATGTGGGTGGTGTCGTCGGTGATCCGTTGAATGGCATTACGTTGTTCCCGGGTGGGTACACGCTGCCTGGGATTCCGTTGGGTGTCAATGTGGGTGGTGTCGTCGGTGATCCGTTGAATGGCATTACGTTGTTCCCGGGTGGGTACACGCTGCCTGGGATTCCGTTGGGTGTCAATGTGGGTGGTGTCATCGGTGATCCGTTGAATGGCATCACGTTGTTCCCGAACGGCTACACCCTTCCCGGAATCCCGTTGATCCTCCATGTGTCCGGCCCCATCGGCCCGATCAATATCCCGATCGATATCGGCGGAGGCCCGGGTTTCGGAAACTCGACCACCACCCCATCCTCGGGCTTCTTCAACAGTGGCACCGGCAGCGCATCGGGCTTCGGAAATGTCGGGGCGGGGGCTTCGGGTTTCTGGAATGTTGCTGGGAGCCTGGGTAACTCAGGTTACTTCAACGGCGGGCCGCTGACATCGGGCGTTTTGAACGTGGGCAACACCGTTTCAGGCCTCTATAGCACAAGTACCCTGGGCCCGGGGACACCCGGCTTCGTCTCGGGCGTCGGCAACGTCGGCAGCCAACTCGCGGGCTTCTTGCGCGACGGCGTGGCCGGGACAACCCTCAACTTCGGAGTCTCGAATCAAGGCAGCCTCAACCTGGGTAGCGCAAACCTCGGCGACTACAACATCGGCAGCGGAAACGTCGGCAGCTACAACTTTGGCTTCGGCAACGCCGGCGGCAACAACTTCGGCCTCGGCAACCTTGGCGGCAACAACTTCGGCTTCGGCAACGTCGGTGGTAGCAACTTCGGGTTTGCGAATACCGGTCCGGGATTGACGGCAGCCCTGCACAACATCGGTTTTGGCAACATCGGCAGCAATAACGTCGGATTCGGCAACATCGGTAACGACAACTTCGGCTTTGGCAACACCGGCAACGGAAACGTCGGTATCGGGCTGACCGGCAACGACCAGGTCGGGTTCGGCGGCCTCAATTCGGGCAGCGGAAACATCGGCTTCGGCAACTCGGGCACCGGAAACATTGGCTTTTTCAACTCGGGCACCGGAAACTTCGGCATCGGCAACTCCGGCAGCTACAACACGGGCCTGGGAAACGCGGGCGATGTCAACACGGGCTTCTTTAATGTTGGCAGTGTTAATACGGGCATCGCCAACACAGGAAGCCACAACACCGGCAATTTCAACACGGGCAGCATCAATACCGGCGACTTGAACCCGGGCAACACAAACACCGGCTACTTGAACGCAGGTGATTTGAACACCGGCTGGGGCAACACCGGCGATGTCAACACCGGCGCGTTGATTTCGGGCGACTTAAGCGACGGCTTGTTGTGGCGGGGCGATTACCAGGGCTTGCCCGGCTTCTCGGCCACAATCACTATTCCACCAATCCCCCTGGGCGTCCATGTGACCGGCGGTGTCGGGCCCATTACCGTGCCTGACATTAATGTGCCGGCAATTCCGCTCGGCATTAACGCGGTAGGTACCGTCGGTGCGATCACGGTGCCGGCTATCTCTATTCCGACGATTCCGCTGGGTATTAGCGCGGCGGGTACGGTTGGTGCGATCACGGTGCCGGCTATCTCTATTCCGACGATTCCGCTGGGTATTAGCGCGGCGGGTACGGTTGGTGCGATCACGGTTCCGGCTATCTCTATTCCGACGATTCCGCTGGGTATTAGCGCGGCGGGTACGGTTGGTGCGATCACGGTGCCGGCTATCTCTATTCCGACGATTCCGCTGGGTATTAGCGCGGCGGGTACGGTTGGCGCGATCACGGTTCCGGCTATCTCTATCCCGACGATCCCGCTGAGCATTAACGCGACCGGCACGGTCGGCGCGATTAACGTGGGTAGTATCACAGTGCCTGGAATTCCGGTGAGAATCGGCGTGACAGTACCCGTCGACATCACTATTCAACAAATTCCGTATAGCGTCGCTCTCGTCGTTTCGGGCTCCATCGGCCCCATCACGCTGAGTCACTTTAACATTGGCCCCGTATTGACCGGCGGGACCGGTTCAATCGTCGTCAACGGTGTCAATATTCCTCAGTTCGGCCTCAGCGTCCCGCTCAGCGGGCAGGTGAGTGGGTTTACGATTCCGGGGTTCAATATTGGTCAGTTTGGTCTGAGTATTCCGTTGAGTGGTCAGGTGAGTGGGTTCACGATTCCGGGGTTCAATATTGGTCAGTTTGGTCTGAGTATTCCGTTGAGTGGTCAGGTGAGTGGGTTTACGATTCCGGGGTTCAATATTGGTCAGTTTGGTCTGAGTATTCCGTTGAGTGGTCAGGTGAGTGGGTTTACGATTCCGGGGTTCAATATTGGTCAGTTTGGTCTGAGTATTCCGTTGAGTGGTCAGGTGAGTGGGTTTACGATTCCGGGGTTCAATATTGGTCAGTTCGGTCTGAATATCCCACTGAGTGGCGAAGTCGGTGGATTCACCATCCCGGGCATCAGCATCGGCGGGTTCCCCCTGGACGTCGACATGAGCGGCGAATTAGGGCCGATCACCATCCCGATCAATATCGGCGGCACCCCGGGCTTCGGCAACACCACGGCGGCCCCGTCGTCGGGCTTCTTCCACACCGGAGGAGGAGGCGTATCGGGCATTGGAAACATCGGGGCCGCGGTTTCGGGCCTGGGGAACCAGGTGCCGGACGCATTGCCGGGGACAGTTTCGGGTTTCTACAACGTCGGGCACCTGGAATCGGGCCTGTGGAATCTGGGCAACACCATCTCAGGCCTGTACAACACCAGCCCGGCTGGCATCCTTACGTCAGCCTTTGATTCCGGCGTCAAGAACGTTGGCGAGAAGCTCGCGGGCTTCTTCCGCACCGGCAGTGGGCCGTAG
- a CDS encoding ABC transporter permease: MIVAVKNLVAERARFVFSVCGVGFAVLLVLVMCGIFVGTTNQVTTYIDHSNRAVWVVQPGVSQMFKAVSWLPADGTARLAAVPGVGSVDPILGLPSDFVHDGSHTAYFVLGYDPNTGVGGPWSLADGRNIQHPGEVVLDRVLARKNGIHVGEKVQVVDEHFTVVGLSNQTAAIGNFYAFVSLQDAARLLRAGNRVSYFLVQPKDGYGSERIAASIRKGVPGMDAFTSAAFADNSRAIIVSMIGRPLKTMIAIAALVGVALVGLTVLAVTTEQLADFGVLRALGVRPAQLRRTVLGQAAVIVGLGYLVGAGIAYAAQFAIRDRMGDVTVQITPTMLAAMAGATAVMAILGSLLPLRRVSRLDPAAAFRR, translated from the coding sequence GTGATCGTCGCGGTGAAAAACCTGGTCGCCGAGCGTGCCCGGTTTGTGTTTTCGGTGTGCGGAGTCGGGTTCGCGGTGCTGCTGGTGCTGGTGATGTGCGGCATCTTCGTCGGCACCACCAACCAGGTCACCACGTACATCGACCATTCCAACAGAGCGGTGTGGGTGGTGCAGCCCGGCGTGTCCCAGATGTTCAAGGCGGTGTCGTGGCTGCCCGCCGACGGCACAGCCCGGCTGGCGGCCGTTCCCGGCGTCGGATCGGTCGATCCGATCCTCGGGCTCCCGTCCGACTTCGTCCACGACGGCTCGCACACCGCGTATTTCGTCCTCGGCTACGACCCGAACACCGGCGTGGGGGGACCGTGGTCGCTTGCGGACGGCCGCAACATTCAGCACCCCGGCGAGGTCGTGCTGGACCGGGTACTGGCCAGGAAAAACGGGATTCACGTCGGCGAAAAGGTACAGGTTGTCGACGAACATTTCACGGTGGTCGGCCTGTCCAATCAAACCGCCGCCATCGGCAACTTCTACGCGTTCGTCTCGTTGCAGGACGCCGCGCGACTGCTGCGCGCCGGAAATCGCGTGTCCTACTTCCTGGTACAGCCCAAGGACGGCTACGGCTCCGAGCGAATCGCGGCCTCGATACGCAAGGGCGTGCCCGGCATGGACGCGTTCACCTCGGCCGCGTTCGCCGACAATAGCCGCGCCATCATCGTGTCGATGATCGGCCGTCCGCTCAAGACTATGATCGCCATCGCCGCGCTGGTGGGAGTCGCGCTGGTGGGGCTGACGGTGCTGGCGGTCACCACCGAACAGCTGGCCGACTTCGGCGTGCTGCGCGCCCTTGGGGTGCGCCCAGCCCAGTTGCGCCGCACCGTGCTTGGCCAGGCCGCGGTCATCGTCGGACTTGGGTATCTGGTGGGCGCCGGCATCGCCTACGCGGCGCAGTTCGCCATCCGTGATCGGATGGGCGATGTCACCGTCCAGATCACACCCACGATGCTCGCGGCGATGGCCGGCGCCACCGCTGTCATGGCGATCCTCGGATCACTGCTGCCGCTGCGCCGCGTATCACGACTCGACCCCGCGGCGGCCTTCCGACGTTGA